From one Anopheles bellator chromosome 1, idAnoBellAS_SP24_06.2, whole genome shotgun sequence genomic stretch:
- the LOC131216350 gene encoding DNA/RNA-binding protein KIN17, producing MGKGKAEVGTPKYLANKMKAKGLQKLRWYCQMCEKQCRDENGFKCHTMSESHQRQILLFADNAGRFIDGFSQEFLTGYLQILRRQFGTKRVAANKVYQEYIADRHHLHMNATKWHSLSDFVKFLGRNGHCVVDETDKGWFITYIDRDPETLAMQEKMAKKQKMDKDDAERLAEFIEQQVQRGKTEDEPSSSGFSELKRDNEEETIKLDLKIGIKPQSAPSPIIPKRTLDALIDVKKEKKFKPTNGGSDTKKVSALDELIKEEEMKKEKSNRKDYWLMEGIVVKMITKALGEKYYKEKGVVVEVFDKYRAKIRLLETGEKLKVDQAHLETVIPQVGKQILVLNGGYRGCTATLKAINTERFSVTIEIASGPLKGRLVSSVAYEDISKLFV from the coding sequence aTGGGGAAAGGAAAGGCAGAAGTCGGTACGCCAAAGTACCTGGCgaacaaaatgaaagcaaaaggcTTGCAAAAGCTTCGGTGGTATTGCCAGATGTGCGAAAAACAGTGTCGGGACGAGAACGGCTTCAAGTGTCACACCATGAGCGAATCCCATCAGCGACAGATATTGCTGTTTGCCGACAACGCGGGCCGATTCATCGATGGCTTTTCGCAAGAGTTCCTGACAGGATACCTGCAGATACTGCGCCGCCAGTTTGGAACCAAGCGAGTGGCAGCGAATAAGGTTTACCAAGAGTACATTGCCGATCGGCACCATCTTCACATGAATGCTACAAAGTGGCATTCTTTGTCGGATTTCGTCAAATTCCTTGGCAGAAACGGCCACTGTGTGGTAGATGAAACGGATAAAGGGTGGTTTATCACCTACATCGACCGTGATCCGGAAACCCTGGCGATGCAGGAAAAGAtggcgaagaagcagaagatgGACAAGGACGACGCGGAAAGGCTGGCAGAATTTATCGAGCAACAAGTACAACGTGGCAAAACGGAGGACGAACCGTCCAGCTCTGGCTTTTCGGAGCTCAAACGTGACAATGAAGAGGAAACCATCAAGCTGGACCTTAAAATCGGCATCAAACCACAGTCTGCGCCGTCACCCATTATCCCGAAAAGAACATTGGATGCACTGATTGATGtaaagaaggagaaaaaattcaaaccgaCCAATGGCGGAAGTGACACGAAGAAGGTGTCGGCGCTGGATGAACTGATCAAAGAagaggaaatgaaaaaagagaaatcgaatcgaaaggatTACTGGCTAATGGAGGGAATTGTTGTGAAGATGATAACAAAGGCCTTAGGGGAGAAGTATTATAAAGAAAAGGGCGTAGTGGTTGAGGTTTTCGACAAATATCGCGCCAAAATCCGGTTGCTAGAAACGGGCGAAAAACTTAAGGTAGATCAAGCGCACCTCGAAACCGTCATACCACAGGTCGGGAAACAAATTCTGGTACTAAACGGTGGTTATCGGGGTTGTACAGCGACTTTAAAAGCAATCAACACCGAACGTTTTAGCGTAACAATCGAGATTGCCTCTGGTCCGTTGAAAGGTAGATTAGTGAGTAGTGTTGCGTATGAAGATATAAGTAAACTCTTTGTTTGA
- the LOC131215269 gene encoding uncharacterized protein LOC131215269, translating to MSSPPITRTLRSSKRLSLSLSVRKRVERRKSAKIASETECSTQGVASCEPTSTDRPTEANIKPDHQSPTRNSCLPESIQSTVPEIVIISSDDENDSRTPSKSSIREFFTPSKQRNHAGRPSNWTTGRKLTSAGSTRKQAAPQTLPRKAAGKVRRKISPSTNIKMLTKKYFDDSQKRITNFFNKQNEDAERVGYCRVLQNSVMPTIVTGDMDVEQMLHVNLEEGEHHLRIAAVTSLAEFPEFSGGQLGPTEIMERIERVQSACYDPEREDWNMERVAVPIVTTPLPVDDTTGDSGIALAAFEDAHGADVTKNQLNDETVRPRSATEKESTNRGKHKKPSTNRFKVAEAKVSKSAPKKERKKVVCPKHKIIAGTTFAVDGFRYGDIEGVTHYFLTHFHADHYIGLKKSFSKPLIMSPITARLVKTFINVPEEHYLLIDLHQAIVIDGVEIIALDANHCPGGIMFLFRLPNGTNILHTGDFRASPEMEEYPELWNFQIDCIYLDTTYLSSKYAFKPQCESVANARDTVLAFLKKNIGAKVLIVCGSYLIGKEKVWMELAIATGMKVWTEPNRWKALTAIADPRQLSLLVTNPAQADIHVLAMNKISYDELGEYLDQFPDRYDCVIALRPSGWEKNSKPQYRGRINIVGIEYSEHSSFDELKRFVQFVRPREVISTVPYGNGNQSRTPTVPMSWYTGDIRPQRKALQLSITSFITANGAQACGESSKKPAAAELAQESVKAEPKQKNHDTIKVECSVQDIIDLDSVEDENEQRSEQGEYNYDSDWLP from the exons ATGTCTTCCCCTCCTATAACGAGAACTCTTCGAAGCTCGAAGAGGCTATCACTTTCCTTGAGTGTCCGGAAACGTGTTGAACGTAGGAAAAGTGCCAAAATTGCCAGTGAAACAGAATGCTCTACCCAAGGAGTTGCAAGTTGTGAACCGACTtcgactgaccgaccgactgaaGCAAACATTAAGCCGGATCATCAAAGTCCTACCAGGAATAGTTGCCTTCCAGAGAGCATACAATCGACGGTGCCAGAAATTGTCATCATTTCCAGCGATGACGAAAACGATTCTCGCACCCCCTCGAAAAGCTCCATTCGAGAGTTCTTCACGCCATCGAAACAACGAAACCACGCCGGTCGGCCTTCTAATTGGACCACCGGAAGAAAGCTCACGTCTGCAG GCTCCACTAGGAAGCAAGCAGCGCCGCAAACGTTGCCACGAAAGGCGGCCGGCAAAGTACGGCGCAAGATTAGTCCATCCACAAACATTAAGATGCTGACGAAGAAGTACTTTGACGATTCGCAGAAACGGATAACAAACTTTTTTAACAAACAGAATGAAGACGCTGAACGTGTGGGCTATTGCCGGGTCCTGCAGAATTCCGTAATGCCAACGATCGTGACCGGCGATATGGACGTAGAACAAATGTTGCATGTAAATCTTGAAGAAGGAGAACATCACTTACGCATTGCTGCTGTTACATCGCTTGCTGAATTTCCGGAATTTTCCGGCGGACAATTGGGTCCCACAGAGATTATGGAACGCATTGAGCGTGTGCAGAGTGCGTGCTACGATCCTGAGCGGGAAGACTGGAATATGGAGCGGGTGGCTGTCCCGATTGTTACGACCCCATTACCAGTTGATGATACTACCGGTGATTCTGGTATTGCATTAGCAGCCTTTGAGGATGCACATGGAGCAGATGTGACAAAAAATCAGTTGAATGATGAAACAGTACGGCCACGATCGGccacagaaaaagagagcacAAACAggggaaagcataaaaagcctTCAACAAATCGCTTTAAAGTTGCCGAAGCCAAAGTGTCGAAAAGCGCACCAAAGAAAGAACGCAAAAAGGTCGTTTGTCCAAAGCACAAAATAATCGCTGGCACGACGTTTGCCGTGGACGGGTTTCGGTACGGCGATATTGAAGGTGTGACGCACTATTTTCTGACTCATTTTCATGCGGACCACTACATTGGGTTGAAGAAATCGTTTTCGAAACCACTGATAATGTCTCCCATTACGGCCAGACTGGTGAAAACATTTATTAATGTTCCCGAGGAACATTATCTACTGATCGATCTTCATCAGGCCATCGTTATCGATGGCGTCGAGATAATTGCGCTGGATGCAAATCA CTGCCCTGGTGGAATCATGTTCCTGTTTCGATTGCCAAACGGCACAAATATACTGCACACAGGCGATTTCCGTGCATCTCCCGAGATGGAAGAATATCCTGAGCTATGGAACTTTCAGATCGATTGCATTTACCTCGATACAACGTATCTTTCGTCGAAGTACGCATTTAAGCCACAATGTGAAAGCGTGGCCAACGCCCGGGATACTGTTCTTgcatttttaaagaaaaacatcggTGCTAAAGTGTTGATAGTTTGCGGCAGCTATTTGATCGGGAAGGAAAAAGTGTGGATGGAACTGGCAATTGCGACTGGCATGAAAGTGtggaccgaaccgaatcgcTGGAAGGCACTCACTGCAATTGCAGATCCCAGGCAGCTCTCGTTGCTCGTTACGAACCCCGCTCAGGCGGACATTCACGTACTAGCGATGAACAAAATATCGTACGAT GAATTGGGCGAGTACTTGGACCAGTTCCCCGATCGGTACGACTGTGTTATAGCTCTTCGGCCGAGTGGTTGGgagaaaaacagcaaaccacAGTATCGGGGAAGAATCAATATAGTGGGCATCGAATACTCGGAACACTCGAGCTTCGACGAGCTGAAGCGTTTCGTTCAGTTTGTTCGGCCGCGCGAAGTGATCAGCACCGTGCCTTATGGGAATGGGAATCAAAGCCGTACCCCAACGGTGCCAATGTCGTGGTACACGGGCGACATTCGGCCACAACGCAAAGCACTGCAACTGTCCATCACAAGTTTCATTACAGCGAATGGGGCACAGGCTTGCGGAGAGTCTAGCAAAAAACCTGCTGCCGCCGAGTTAGCCCAGGAATCGGTTAAAGCTGAACCAAAGCAGAAGAATCACGATACGATCAAGGTCGAATGCAGTGTCCAGGATATCATAGATCTCGATAGCGTTGAGGATGAAAATGAGCAACGTTCGGAGCAGGGAGAATACAATTACGACAGCGATTGGTTACCGTAA